A region from the Actinoplanes sp. OR16 genome encodes:
- a CDS encoding polysaccharide biosynthesis protein — protein sequence MPLRSWTRGHRRLLPAAVDAAAWVAGLFAAVLMRYGADLDRRRLAGFLLASGLAIVLHLAFGHARHLYRGRYPYASFEEVRAVAGTAAATAAVLLVLDVLFSRRPVPAPAPFVGGAVALVLMLTVRYAQRARRQRRRRPDQRTAIPVLLFGAGEAGSLLLRSMLHDPNSRYLPVGLLDDDPEKRRLHMLGVPVLGGRDDIPGALARTGAGTLVFAVANADAELVRAVRDRAVQAGATFKVVPSMSELMDHQVAVDDIRDVQVTDLLGRHQIETDLNAIAGYLTGKRVLVTGAGGSIGSELCRQIHRFQPAELMMLDRDESALQAVQLSINPLAKLDDPAVILADLRDAERIRDIFRRRRPEVVFHAAALKHLALLQNYPGEALKTNVLGTLNVLDAAAGVERFVNISTDKAADPTSVLGYSKRITERLTAWTAGRRPGMFLSVRFGNVLGSRGSVFTTFSAQIADGGPVTVTHPDVTRYFMTTQEAVHLVIQAAAIGRDGEALVLEMGEPVRIAEVARQMVQLARSPVEIRYTGLRPGEKLDETLFGADEHDQRPFHPLISHVAVPPLEAAQLFRIDPGADPEQLITQLQALTNWRATALRPGSAAR from the coding sequence GTGCCGCTACGCTCCTGGACCCGCGGTCACCGCCGGCTCCTCCCGGCCGCCGTGGACGCGGCCGCCTGGGTCGCCGGCCTGTTCGCCGCCGTGCTGATGCGGTACGGCGCCGACCTCGACCGCCGCCGTCTCGCCGGATTCCTGCTGGCCTCGGGCCTCGCGATCGTCCTGCATCTCGCCTTCGGCCATGCCCGGCACCTCTACCGGGGCCGGTATCCGTACGCGAGCTTCGAGGAGGTCCGCGCGGTCGCCGGGACCGCCGCCGCCACCGCGGCCGTGCTGCTCGTGCTCGACGTGCTCTTCTCCCGCCGCCCGGTCCCCGCGCCGGCGCCGTTCGTCGGCGGCGCCGTCGCGCTCGTGCTGATGCTCACGGTGCGGTACGCCCAGCGCGCCCGCCGCCAGCGCCGCCGCCGCCCGGACCAGCGGACCGCCATCCCGGTGCTGCTCTTCGGCGCCGGTGAGGCCGGCTCGCTGCTGCTGCGCTCGATGCTGCACGACCCGAACAGCCGGTATCTGCCGGTCGGACTGCTCGACGACGACCCGGAGAAGCGCCGCCTGCACATGCTCGGCGTTCCGGTGCTCGGCGGACGCGACGACATCCCGGGCGCGCTGGCCCGCACCGGCGCCGGCACGCTCGTCTTCGCGGTGGCGAACGCCGACGCCGAGCTGGTCCGCGCGGTCCGGGACCGGGCCGTGCAGGCGGGCGCCACCTTCAAGGTGGTGCCGTCGATGAGCGAGCTGATGGATCACCAGGTCGCCGTCGACGACATCCGCGACGTGCAGGTGACCGACCTGCTCGGGCGGCACCAGATCGAGACCGACCTGAACGCCATCGCCGGTTACCTCACCGGCAAGCGGGTCCTGGTCACCGGCGCCGGTGGCTCGATCGGCTCCGAGTTGTGCCGGCAGATCCACCGGTTCCAGCCCGCGGAGCTGATGATGCTGGACCGCGATGAGAGCGCGCTGCAGGCCGTACAACTCTCCATCAATCCCCTCGCCAAGCTGGACGATCCGGCGGTGATCCTGGCCGACCTGCGCGACGCCGAGCGGATCCGGGACATCTTCCGGCGCCGGCGTCCCGAGGTGGTCTTCCACGCCGCCGCGCTCAAGCACCTCGCGCTGCTGCAGAACTACCCGGGCGAGGCGCTCAAGACCAACGTGCTGGGCACGCTCAACGTCCTGGACGCGGCCGCCGGGGTGGAGCGGTTCGTCAACATCTCGACCGACAAGGCCGCCGACCCGACGAGCGTGCTGGGCTACTCCAAGCGGATCACCGAGCGGCTCACCGCGTGGACCGCCGGCCGCCGGCCCGGGATGTTCCTGAGCGTGCGGTTCGGCAACGTGCTGGGCAGCCGCGGCTCGGTCTTCACCACGTTCAGCGCGCAGATCGCCGACGGCGGCCCGGTCACCGTGACCCACCCCGACGTGACCCGGTACTTCATGACCACCCAGGAGGCGGTGCACCTGGTGATCCAGGCCGCCGCGATCGGCCGGGACGGCGAGGCCCTGGTCCTGGAGATGGGCGAGCCGGTGCGGATCGCCGAGGTGGCGCGGCAGATGGTGCAGCTGGCCCGGAGCCCGGTGGAGATCCGGTACACCGGGCTGCGGCCGGGGGAGAAGCTGGACGAGACCCTGTTCGGGGCGGACGAGCACGATCAGCGGCCGTTCCACCCGCTCATCTCGCACGTCGCGGTGCCGCCCCTGGAAGCAGCACAGCTGTTCCGGATCGACCCGGGAGCCGATCCGGAACAGCTGATCACGCAGTTGCAGGCGCTCACGAACTGGCGGGCGACGGCACTGCGACCAGGTTCCGCCGCTCGGTGA
- a CDS encoding polysaccharide biosynthesis tyrosine autokinase — translation MGLRDYLGVAKRHWWLLAVWVLVALAGAMVVNLRTTPVYAARVTFFFTAPMAAAAELYPASMFSSSRLATYAELLTSDEISAPLAALPEVNLTAAEMADRISSETIADTVLMEVTVEDPSRKRALFVAEKLSVMFKDAVEKLEWQETADTSAIKVEVVDGPELEPDPVEPQPLNNVALAMMGGLIVGVGSAVLREIADSTVRSADTLRTLASAPVLARIPLDGRVPARAGPFVSASDSPRTEALRQVRTLLQSAASETSLKTLAVTSAVPGEGRSATTCSLALLFAETGQRVLVVDAELRRPRLARFLGRETATGLSTVLSGGATVEQVIQPWGAGLWLLAGGQSPPNPSELLSSPRMTEVVDEVRRRFDVVIFDCPPLLPVTDGEVLAARADGTVLVVRYAKTTGAEVTGAVRALNGVNATLLGCVLNMVPLKGPDAFPSFDQYTGAPPARRGGRRRARFWSHEAVAVAA, via the coding sequence GTGGGCCTGCGCGATTACCTCGGCGTCGCCAAACGCCATTGGTGGCTCTTGGCGGTCTGGGTTCTCGTCGCGCTCGCCGGCGCCATGGTCGTGAACCTGCGCACCACCCCGGTGTACGCGGCCCGCGTCACGTTCTTCTTCACGGCGCCGATGGCCGCCGCCGCGGAGCTCTACCCCGCCAGCATGTTCAGCTCCAGCCGCCTCGCCACCTACGCCGAACTGCTCACCAGCGACGAGATCTCCGCCCCGCTCGCCGCCCTGCCGGAGGTGAACCTGACCGCCGCCGAGATGGCCGATCGGATCAGCTCCGAGACCATCGCCGACACGGTCCTGATGGAGGTCACGGTGGAAGACCCGTCCAGGAAGCGAGCCCTGTTCGTCGCGGAGAAGCTCTCGGTGATGTTCAAGGACGCCGTGGAGAAGCTCGAGTGGCAGGAGACCGCCGACACCTCGGCGATCAAGGTCGAGGTCGTCGACGGGCCGGAGCTGGAACCGGACCCGGTCGAGCCGCAGCCGCTCAACAACGTCGCCCTCGCCATGATGGGCGGGCTGATCGTGGGAGTCGGCTCGGCGGTCCTCCGGGAGATCGCCGACAGCACCGTCCGCAGCGCCGACACCCTGCGGACACTCGCCAGCGCGCCGGTCCTGGCCCGGATCCCGCTCGACGGCCGGGTCCCGGCGCGGGCCGGCCCGTTCGTGTCGGCCAGCGACTCGCCCCGCACCGAGGCGCTGCGCCAGGTCCGCACGCTGCTGCAGTCGGCCGCCTCCGAGACCTCGCTCAAGACCCTCGCGGTGACCAGCGCGGTCCCCGGCGAGGGCCGGTCCGCGACCACCTGCAGCCTGGCCCTGCTCTTCGCCGAGACCGGCCAGCGGGTCCTGGTCGTCGACGCGGAGCTGCGCCGGCCCCGGCTCGCCCGGTTCCTCGGCCGGGAGACGGCCACCGGCCTGTCCACCGTGCTCAGCGGCGGCGCCACCGTGGAGCAGGTGATCCAGCCGTGGGGCGCCGGGCTGTGGCTGCTCGCCGGCGGGCAGAGCCCGCCGAACCCGAGCGAGCTGCTCAGCTCGCCGCGGATGACCGAGGTGGTGGACGAGGTACGCCGCCGCTTCGACGTGGTGATCTTCGACTGCCCGCCACTGCTCCCGGTCACCGACGGCGAGGTCCTGGCCGCCCGCGCGGACGGGACCGTGCTCGTGGTCCGCTACGCGAAGACCACCGGCGCCGAGGTCACCGGCGCGGTCCGGGCACTGAACGGGGTCAACGCCACGCTGCTGGGCTGCGTGCTGAACATGGTGCCGCTCAAGGGCCCGGACGCGTTCCCGAGTTTCGACCAGTACACCGGGGCCCCTCCCGCCCGCCGCGGCGGCCGGCGCCGGGCGCGGTTCTGGTCCCACGAGGCAGTGGCGGTGGCGGCATGA
- a CDS encoding TylF/MycF/NovP-related O-methyltransferase, with the protein MSSSKKGAPGSLSTPAERQVPGRIAEIFADSPDDLPTRLANAARYLRRSQVTRFAALYELVKLALPVKGSIVECGVFRGASFMTFAQLSAALEPTNLTRRIYGFDSFGGFPSVSDRDRPQTTEARPGDLASDSYDELNRLLEVYDADRFLGHLPKARLIKGDVTATIPAFVEENPHLVVSLLFLDLDLYEPTVAALRHFVPRMPRGAILAFDELDNPLWPGETSAALDEIGLNQLELRRFEFDPYIGYAVIR; encoded by the coding sequence ATGAGCTCGTCCAAGAAAGGCGCTCCCGGGAGTCTCTCCACCCCGGCCGAGCGCCAGGTGCCGGGCCGGATCGCGGAGATCTTCGCGGACAGCCCGGACGATCTGCCGACCCGGCTCGCGAACGCGGCCCGCTACCTGAGGCGCAGCCAGGTGACGCGCTTCGCGGCACTCTACGAACTCGTCAAGCTGGCCCTGCCGGTGAAGGGGTCGATCGTCGAGTGCGGCGTCTTCCGTGGTGCCAGCTTCATGACGTTCGCGCAGCTCAGCGCGGCGCTGGAGCCGACCAACCTGACCCGGCGGATCTATGGGTTCGACTCGTTCGGCGGTTTCCCGTCGGTGTCCGACCGGGACCGGCCGCAGACCACCGAGGCCCGGCCCGGCGACCTCGCCTCGGACAGCTACGACGAGCTGAACCGGCTGCTCGAGGTCTACGACGCCGACCGGTTCCTCGGCCACCTGCCGAAGGCCCGGCTGATCAAGGGCGACGTGACAGCGACAATCCCGGCGTTCGTCGAGGAGAACCCGCACCTGGTGGTGAGCCTGCTCTTCCTCGACCTGGACCTGTACGAGCCGACCGTGGCGGCGCTGCGGCACTTCGTGCCCCGGATGCCCCGCGGCGCGATCCTCGCCTTCGACGAGCTGGACAACCCGCTCTGGCCCGGCGAGACCTCGGCGGCGCTGGACGAGATCGGCCTGAACCAGCTAGAGCTGCGGCGGTTCGAGTTCGACCCGTACATCGGCTACGCGGTGATCCGATGA
- a CDS encoding transketolase, giving the protein MNPEVTGAEATARAVRAHVLRMTSGGRSSHVGSALSCADLLAVLYADVLHVDPQHPDWPDRDRVIMSKGHAGAALYAVLAERGFFDTAVLHRHYQNGSYLSGHVSHVGIPGVEFSTGSLGHGLPVGAGLAWRARQTGRSWRTYVLLGDGECDEGSVWEAAMFAGHHELASLVAIVDYNRMQSLGTTEETLRLEPFAAKWQSFGWDVAEVDGHDHAELVTALRVPRTADPGRPRCVLAHTVKGKGVSFMENRVLWHYRPPSAEELEQALQEVGAG; this is encoded by the coding sequence ATGAATCCCGAGGTGACGGGCGCGGAGGCGACGGCACGCGCGGTCCGCGCCCACGTCCTGCGGATGACCAGCGGCGGCCGCAGCTCGCACGTCGGCTCCGCGCTCTCCTGCGCCGACCTGCTCGCCGTGCTCTACGCCGACGTGCTCCACGTGGATCCGCAGCACCCGGACTGGCCGGACCGGGACCGGGTGATCATGAGCAAGGGTCACGCCGGCGCCGCCCTCTACGCGGTCCTCGCCGAGCGCGGCTTCTTCGACACGGCGGTGCTGCACCGGCACTACCAGAACGGCTCCTACCTGTCCGGGCACGTGAGCCACGTCGGCATCCCCGGCGTCGAGTTCTCCACCGGATCGCTCGGGCACGGCCTGCCGGTCGGGGCCGGGCTGGCCTGGCGGGCCCGGCAGACCGGGCGGTCCTGGCGCACCTACGTGCTGCTCGGCGACGGCGAGTGCGACGAGGGCAGCGTCTGGGAGGCGGCCATGTTCGCCGGGCACCACGAGCTGGCGAGCCTGGTCGCGATCGTCGACTACAACCGGATGCAGTCGCTCGGGACCACCGAGGAGACGCTGCGGCTGGAGCCGTTCGCCGCCAAGTGGCAGTCGTTCGGCTGGGACGTCGCCGAGGTGGACGGGCACGATCATGCGGAGCTGGTCACCGCGCTGCGGGTCCCGCGTACCGCTGATCCTGGTCGTCCTCGCTGCGTGCTGGCGCACACCGTCAAGGGCAAGGGCGTCTCCTTCATGGAGAACCGGGTGCTCTGGCACTACCGGCCGCCGTCCGCCGAGGAGCTGGAACAAGCCCTGCAGGAGGTGGGCGCCGGATGA
- a CDS encoding transketolase family protein, which produces MRNRFFAGLLTAALVDPDLVLITADLGFGAVDEFAAARPGQFVNCGVAEQNMAGLAAGMALAGARVFTYSIANFPTLRCLEQIRNDICYHHADVTVVAVGGGLAYGALGMSHHATEDLAIMRALPGMAVAAPGDPAEVDAVLADLLTVGGPAYLRLGKTGEPTVHQAGVAAPRGASLPVRNGGTSEVLLCSTGAILDEVGKAAEDLDADVRSFPWLDPFDTAAIRDAAATYRLIVTVEEHSIVGGLGSAAAEVLAEAGSGVPLLRIALPAQSSSVVGDQQYLRTAFELDAESIIRRVRNHLEAHRGLASPIR; this is translated from the coding sequence ATGAGGAACCGCTTCTTCGCCGGCCTGCTGACCGCCGCCCTGGTCGACCCGGATCTCGTGCTGATCACCGCGGACCTGGGGTTCGGCGCGGTGGACGAGTTCGCCGCGGCCCGGCCCGGCCAGTTCGTCAACTGCGGGGTGGCCGAGCAGAACATGGCCGGGCTGGCCGCCGGGATGGCGCTGGCCGGGGCGCGCGTGTTCACGTACTCGATCGCGAACTTCCCGACGCTGCGCTGCCTCGAGCAGATCCGCAACGACATCTGCTACCACCACGCGGACGTGACGGTGGTGGCGGTCGGGGGCGGGCTCGCCTACGGCGCGCTCGGGATGTCGCACCACGCCACCGAGGATCTGGCGATCATGCGGGCGCTGCCGGGGATGGCGGTCGCGGCGCCCGGCGACCCGGCCGAGGTCGACGCCGTGCTGGCCGATCTGCTGACCGTGGGCGGGCCGGCGTACCTGCGGCTCGGCAAGACCGGCGAGCCGACCGTGCATCAGGCCGGGGTCGCGGCGCCGCGCGGCGCGTCGCTCCCGGTGCGGAACGGCGGGACGAGCGAGGTACTGCTCTGCTCCACCGGGGCGATCCTCGACGAGGTCGGGAAGGCCGCCGAGGACCTGGACGCCGACGTGCGGTCCTTCCCCTGGCTGGACCCCTTCGACACGGCCGCGATCCGCGACGCCGCCGCCACCTACCGCCTGATCGTCACGGTCGAGGAGCACTCGATCGTCGGCGGCCTGGGCAGCGCTGCCGCCGAGGTGCTCGCCGAGGCCGGGAGCGGCGTCCCGCTGCTCCGGATCGCCCTGCCCGCGCAGTCGTCCTCGGTCGTCGGTGATCAGCAGTACCTGCGCACCGCGTTCGAGCTGGACGCCGAGTCGATCATCCGGCGCGTCCGCAACCATCTGGAGGCCCACCGTGGACTGGCGAGTCCGATTCGTTGA
- a CDS encoding DegT/DnrJ/EryC1/StrS aminotransferase family protein, with amino-acid sequence MDWRVRFVDYPEQWRRQRPELLPIIEDTIARGDLMLRQQLHAFEEHLAAFNHSARGVGVSNCTDGLRLLAHALDVGPGDEVVSVAHTFIATVSPFVLRGAKPVFVDIGPDHLMDTAQLADAVTERTKVIIPVHLNGRTVDMHAVAKAAASVGATVIEDAAQALGATFDGRTAGTFGLASTYSFYPAKLLGALGDGGAVLTDDQELANRLLRLRDHGRVQKAEIDGWGYNCRLDNLQAAILDYRLSQLPGWIERRRELARRYDERLRGIDGLQIPVGPDADPQRRDVYQNYPVTTDERDRLVEHLRADGVETLISWPIPMHHQRGLGLENWYLPRTEELCERVLSLPMHVELEDWQIDHVADSVRRFFGE; translated from the coding sequence GTGGACTGGCGAGTCCGATTCGTTGACTACCCCGAGCAGTGGCGGCGGCAGCGGCCCGAGCTGCTGCCGATCATCGAGGACACCATCGCCCGGGGCGACCTCATGCTCCGGCAGCAGCTGCACGCCTTCGAGGAGCACCTGGCCGCGTTCAACCACTCGGCCCGCGGCGTCGGCGTCAGCAACTGCACCGACGGCCTGCGCCTGCTCGCGCACGCCCTGGACGTCGGGCCCGGCGACGAGGTGGTGAGCGTGGCGCACACGTTCATCGCGACGGTCTCGCCGTTCGTGCTGCGCGGCGCGAAGCCGGTCTTCGTCGACATCGGGCCGGACCACCTGATGGACACCGCCCAGCTGGCCGACGCGGTCACCGAACGCACCAAGGTGATCATTCCGGTGCATCTGAACGGCCGGACCGTCGACATGCACGCGGTAGCCAAGGCGGCCGCGTCCGTCGGCGCCACGGTGATCGAGGACGCCGCGCAGGCGCTGGGCGCGACCTTCGACGGCCGGACCGCCGGTACGTTCGGCCTGGCCAGCACTTACTCCTTCTATCCCGCGAAACTGCTCGGCGCGCTCGGCGACGGCGGCGCGGTCCTCACCGACGACCAGGAGCTGGCGAACCGGCTGCTGCGGCTGCGCGATCACGGCCGGGTCCAGAAGGCCGAGATCGACGGCTGGGGGTACAACTGCCGCCTCGACAACCTGCAGGCCGCCATCCTCGATTACCGGCTGTCGCAGCTGCCCGGCTGGATCGAGCGGCGCCGCGAGCTGGCCCGCCGCTACGACGAACGCCTCCGCGGCATCGACGGCCTGCAGATCCCGGTCGGCCCGGACGCCGACCCGCAGCGCCGCGACGTCTACCAGAACTACCCGGTCACCACCGACGAGCGCGACCGGCTCGTCGAGCACCTGCGCGCCGACGGCGTCGAGACGCTGATCTCCTGGCCGATCCCGATGCACCACCAGCGCGGCCTCGGCCTCGAGAACTGGTATCTGCCGCGCACCGAGGAGCTGTGCGAACGGGTCCTCTCGCTGCCGATGCACGTCGAACTGGAGGACTGGCAGATCGACCACGTCGCGGACAGCGTCCGCCGATTCTTCGGGGAATGA
- a CDS encoding glycosyltransferase family 2 protein — protein sequence MNLPFLSVVIPCWNEARFIGPFLDSVLANTYPADRMEVLLVDGMSEDGTREIARRYAVRDPRLVLVDNPGHSKPAALNLGIRQAKGDVVVRLDVHAEYPPDYLENCVRGLIEHPQADNVGGVRISRARDDTLLGRAIAYSTTSVFGAGNSKYRVGVAEPQWVDTVFGGCYRKSVFDRIGLFDEQLTRAQDREFNHRLRAAGGGILLLPEITCTYYARSDLREFCSWTFEAGYWPFRASRTVGRWIGSWRNVVPMAFVAALATGAAASPVSRTARRATGAVLTAYGLTALTFAVRLARKHRDPALIAAMPPVFLATHVIYGAGSVKGALERT from the coding sequence GTGAACCTTCCCTTCCTCAGCGTCGTCATCCCGTGCTGGAACGAGGCCCGGTTCATCGGCCCGTTCCTCGACTCGGTGCTGGCCAACACCTACCCGGCGGACCGGATGGAGGTGCTGCTCGTCGACGGGATGAGCGAGGACGGCACCCGCGAGATCGCCCGCCGGTACGCGGTCCGCGACCCCCGACTCGTCCTGGTCGACAACCCGGGACACAGCAAGCCGGCCGCGCTGAATCTCGGCATCCGGCAGGCGAAGGGCGACGTCGTCGTCCGCCTCGACGTGCACGCCGAATACCCGCCGGACTACCTGGAGAACTGCGTCCGCGGCCTGATCGAGCACCCGCAGGCGGACAACGTCGGCGGCGTCCGGATCTCCCGGGCCCGCGACGACACGCTGCTCGGCCGGGCCATCGCCTACTCCACGACCAGCGTCTTCGGCGCCGGGAACTCGAAGTACCGGGTCGGCGTGGCCGAGCCGCAGTGGGTCGACACGGTCTTCGGCGGCTGCTACCGCAAGTCGGTCTTCGACCGGATCGGCCTCTTCGACGAGCAGCTCACCCGTGCCCAGGACCGGGAGTTCAACCACCGGCTGCGCGCCGCCGGCGGCGGCATCCTGCTGCTTCCCGAGATCACCTGTACGTACTACGCGCGCAGTGACCTCCGCGAGTTCTGCTCGTGGACGTTCGAGGCCGGCTACTGGCCGTTCCGGGCCAGCCGCACGGTCGGCCGCTGGATCGGATCGTGGCGCAACGTCGTGCCGATGGCGTTCGTCGCCGCCCTCGCCACCGGTGCCGCCGCCTCTCCGGTGAGCCGCACGGCCCGGCGGGCGACCGGCGCGGTGCTCACCGCGTACGGCCTGACGGCGCTCACCTTCGCCGTCCGGCTCGCCCGCAAGCACCGCGACCCCGCCCTGATCGCGGCGATGCCCCCGGTCTTCCTCGCCACCCACGTGATCTACGGGGCCGGCTCCGTCAAAGGCGCTTTGGAGCGGACATGA
- a CDS encoding DegT/DnrJ/EryC1/StrS family aminotransferase: protein MSDVLHYYRGRVALHAILEGLGAGPGDEIVVQSYTCAAVVEPLLRLGVRPVFADISRETFTIDPEGLPALITPRTRAVVVQHTFGIPAPMTAILAAGRAAGVPIVEDCAHMTAGTVTPGGSVASFWSFEWGKPVVAGVGGTAVVHDPGLAAEMRARYARYTPPPPAREAVMAAEYLAYRVAAGTGVLWRLRALYRQLAGLGMVTGSYSPDPMNSPEYGWRMSRGTRWRLPYRIAAGRATVAGRRRVTGRELAYVPHRIPVVVGDKQRVLREAARAGLEVGDWFASPVHPLAGDDLAAAGYTAGSCPNAEWAAAHVVTLPVRAGARPADLDHALRQLAGIEATVDA, encoded by the coding sequence ATGAGCGACGTCCTGCACTACTACCGCGGGCGGGTCGCGCTGCACGCGATCCTGGAAGGTCTCGGGGCCGGGCCGGGCGACGAGATCGTGGTCCAGTCGTACACCTGCGCCGCCGTGGTGGAGCCGCTGCTGCGCCTCGGCGTGCGGCCGGTCTTCGCCGACATCTCCCGGGAAACGTTCACGATCGACCCGGAGGGGCTGCCCGCGCTGATCACGCCGCGTACCCGGGCCGTGGTCGTGCAGCACACCTTCGGGATACCCGCCCCGATGACGGCGATCCTCGCGGCCGGGCGCGCGGCGGGCGTGCCGATCGTCGAGGACTGCGCGCACATGACGGCGGGCACCGTCACGCCCGGCGGATCGGTCGCCTCGTTCTGGTCGTTCGAGTGGGGCAAGCCGGTCGTGGCCGGGGTCGGCGGGACCGCCGTCGTGCACGATCCCGGGCTCGCCGCGGAGATGCGCGCCCGCTACGCGAGGTACACCCCGCCGCCACCGGCCCGGGAGGCGGTCATGGCGGCGGAGTACCTGGCGTACCGGGTCGCCGCCGGTACCGGGGTGCTCTGGCGGCTGCGCGCGCTCTACCGGCAGCTGGCCGGGCTCGGCATGGTGACCGGCTCCTACTCCCCCGATCCGATGAACAGCCCGGAGTACGGATGGCGGATGAGCCGTGGCACACGGTGGCGCCTGCCGTACCGGATCGCCGCCGGACGCGCCACGGTCGCCGGGCGCCGCCGGGTCACCGGCCGGGAGCTCGCCTACGTCCCGCACCGGATCCCCGTGGTCGTCGGCGACAAACAGCGGGTACTCCGCGAGGCGGCGCGGGCCGGCCTCGAGGTCGGGGACTGGTTCGCCAGCCCGGTGCATCCGCTGGCCGGCGACGATCTCGCCGCGGCCGGGTACACGGCGGGCAGCTGCCCGAACGCCGAATGGGCCGCCGCCCACGTCGTCACCCTCCCGGTACGCGCGGGCGCCCGCCCCGCCGACCTCGACCACGCGCTGCGGCAGCTCGCCGGGATCGAGGCGACGGTCGATGCCTGA